In a genomic window of Mucilaginibacter sp. KACC 22063:
- a CDS encoding NAD(P)/FAD-dependent oxidoreductase, with amino-acid sequence MKLQETTPGTPRIVIVGGGFGGVQLAKRLNKKPVEVLMLDKHNYHTFQPLLYQVAMGAVEADAIGFPLRRIFYKQKNFNFHLTEVTRINPESNTVTTSSMGDIKYDYLVIATGANTNFFGNKQIEHFTMPMKNIPEALNIRSLVLQNLEKAAATEDEAERKALLTFVIVGGGPTGVELAGALAEMRLHILDTDYPDLRKEHMRVYIAEGKEVLLGAFSDKASAKAKEYLTEKGVVIYNSVHVTSYDGDCVKIDNGINIKCKNVFWAAGVKGEVPDGLPSGIVVRGNRIETDEINRVKGFENIFAIGDVAASISPQYPNGHPGVAPAAMQQGQHLAKNLVALVQGKPTEPFVYHDKGSMATVGRNQAVADLGKLKFHGFVAWLLWMFVHLMSLAGFANKVIVFASWAINYITKNSDNRMIVRYFDNETMMTDPVAK; translated from the coding sequence ATGAAGTTACAAGAAACCACGCCCGGAACCCCTCGTATTGTAATTGTTGGCGGTGGATTTGGTGGCGTGCAGCTTGCCAAAAGACTGAATAAAAAACCTGTTGAAGTGCTTATGCTGGATAAGCATAATTACCATACTTTTCAACCTTTACTTTATCAGGTAGCCATGGGCGCTGTTGAAGCAGACGCCATTGGCTTTCCGCTGCGCAGGATATTCTACAAGCAGAAAAACTTCAACTTTCACCTCACTGAGGTTACCCGCATTAACCCGGAAAGCAATACGGTAACTACTTCCTCAATGGGAGATATCAAGTATGATTACCTGGTTATTGCTACAGGAGCCAATACTAACTTTTTCGGGAACAAGCAGATCGAGCATTTTACCATGCCCATGAAGAATATTCCGGAAGCGTTAAACATTCGCAGCCTGGTATTACAAAATCTTGAAAAAGCAGCCGCAACGGAAGACGAAGCCGAACGTAAAGCGCTGCTTACCTTTGTAATTGTCGGCGGTGGTCCAACGGGTGTAGAACTTGCAGGTGCGCTTGCAGAAATGCGGCTGCATATATTAGATACCGATTATCCTGATCTGCGTAAAGAGCATATGCGTGTATACATCGCCGAAGGTAAGGAAGTATTATTAGGCGCTTTTTCGGATAAAGCATCGGCAAAGGCGAAGGAATACCTGACCGAAAAAGGCGTGGTGATTTACAACAGCGTACACGTAACCAGTTACGATGGCGATTGCGTTAAAATTGATAACGGGATCAACATCAAATGTAAAAACGTGTTTTGGGCGGCAGGCGTAAAGGGCGAAGTGCCTGACGGTTTGCCATCGGGAATTGTAGTTAGGGGCAACCGTATAGAAACTGACGAGATCAATCGTGTTAAAGGCTTCGAAAATATTTTTGCCATAGGCGATGTGGCCGCAAGTATCTCACCTCAATATCCTAATGGCCATCCCGGGGTTGCACCTGCTGCTATGCAGCAGGGACAGCATCTGGCTAAAAACCTGGTGGCATTGGTGCAAGGGAAACCTACAGAACCCTTTGTTTATCATGATAAGGGCAGTATGGCTACTGTGGGGCGCAACCAGGCAGTTGCCGATCTTGGTAAGCTGAAGTTCCATGGTTTTGTAGCCTGGCTGCTATGGATGTTCGTCCACCTCATGTCCTTAGCAGGCTTTGCCAATAAGGTAATTGTTTTTGCAAGCTGGGCAATAAATTATATTACCAAAAATAGTGATAACCGGATGATTGTCAGGTATTTTGATAATGAAACGATGATGACAGACCCTGTTGCGAAGTAA
- the argB gene encoding acetylglutamate kinase: protein MSAKDNKLHVIKIGGNVIDNSENLYHFLKDFYTLPGHKILVHGGGKVATQLSDTLGIEAKLVDGRRITDIETLRVVTMVYGGLINKNIVAQLQRFGTNAIGLTGADGNFIKAVKRPVKTIDYGFVGDLNDKSVDAEAISRLMEAGFTPVFSALTHDGDGQLLNTNADTIASALAVALSSLYETTLVYCFEKKGVLQDINDDESLIREIDPERYEELKKEQIIHSGMLPKMDNAFKAISCGVSAVIIGHADELGTLQKGDSFGTRLSN, encoded by the coding sequence ATGTCTGCAAAGGATAATAAACTTCACGTTATAAAGATTGGCGGCAACGTAATAGATAATTCAGAAAATCTTTACCATTTTCTGAAAGACTTTTACACCCTGCCCGGGCATAAGATCCTGGTGCATGGCGGCGGAAAGGTTGCTACCCAATTATCAGACACGTTAGGCATAGAAGCTAAACTGGTAGATGGCCGCCGTATCACCGATATAGAAACTTTACGCGTGGTAACCATGGTTTACGGTGGATTGATCAACAAAAACATAGTTGCCCAGCTACAACGTTTCGGCACCAATGCCATAGGGCTTACAGGTGCTGATGGGAATTTTATTAAAGCTGTTAAACGACCGGTTAAAACTATTGACTATGGCTTTGTTGGCGACTTAAATGATAAATCCGTTGATGCAGAAGCCATCAGCCGTTTAATGGAAGCTGGCTTCACGCCTGTTTTTTCTGCGTTGACACATGACGGCGATGGACAGTTACTAAACACCAATGCCGATACCATCGCTTCGGCCCTGGCCGTAGCACTTTCGTCATTGTATGAAACTACGCTGGTATATTGCTTTGAGAAAAAAGGCGTTTTACAGGATATCAATGATGATGAATCGCTGATAAGGGAGATTGATCCGGAACGTTATGAAGAACTGAAGAAAGAACAGATCATCCACAGCGGGATGCTGCCGAAAATGGATAATGCATTTAAAGCCATATCATGTGGAGTAAGCGCAGTAATTATTGGCCACGCAGATGAATTAGGCACCCTGCAAAAAGGTGATTCATTTGGTACCCGTTTAAGCAATTAA
- the proC gene encoding pyrroline-5-carboxylate reductase, which yields MDNKHISILGSGNIGLSLAKGLVKADIFKPQHITLTRRNVAALQPLAHVGYHVTSDNGEAVAKADIIVLAILPQQLNKLLDEIKPALNPDKHLLISVISGVSCEDICNYLGMQIQVVRAMPNTAIAIGQSMTCIATTNASAENLTLVKSLFDTVGVSIQINEELMTSATALCACGIAFFLRSIRAASQGGTEIGFHAHDALKMAAQTAKGAADLLLQLASHPEQEIDKVTSPKGCTIAGLNEMEHNGFSSAMIKGIKMSADKAGVLYKND from the coding sequence ATGGACAACAAACATATCAGCATTTTAGGCAGCGGCAACATTGGCTTGTCGTTAGCTAAAGGATTGGTAAAGGCAGATATTTTTAAGCCTCAGCACATTACATTAACCCGCCGCAACGTTGCCGCTTTGCAGCCACTTGCACATGTAGGGTACCATGTAACCAGTGATAACGGCGAGGCAGTAGCCAAAGCTGATATCATTGTGCTTGCCATACTACCGCAGCAGCTTAACAAACTGCTGGATGAAATCAAACCCGCACTTAATCCTGATAAGCACTTATTAATTTCGGTAATATCCGGCGTTAGCTGCGAGGATATATGCAACTACTTAGGTATGCAAATACAGGTAGTACGTGCAATGCCAAATACAGCAATTGCCATAGGTCAATCAATGACTTGTATTGCCACAACAAATGCCAGTGCAGAAAATTTAACCCTTGTAAAATCGCTTTTTGATACCGTTGGCGTGAGCATCCAGATCAACGAAGAACTGATGACATCGGCCACTGCACTTTGCGCATGCGGTATTGCTTTCTTTTTACGGTCTATCCGCGCGGCATCGCAGGGCGGCACCGAGATCGGCTTCCATGCACATGATGCGCTGAAAATGGCAGCACAAACTGCAAAAGGAGCAGCAGACTTGTTGTTACAGCTCGCATCGCACCCTGAGCAGGAAATTGACAAGGTAACTTCGCCAAAGGGTTGTACCATTGCAGGCTTAAACGAAATGGAACATAATGGCTTTAGCTCTGCCATGATTAAGGGAATTAAAATGTCGGCAGATAAAGCTGGCGTATTATACAAGAACGATTAA
- a CDS encoding aspartate kinase has translation MLTVEKIGGTSMTALGDVINNIILFNRKDEQLYNRIFVVSAFSGVTNMLLEDKKTGKPGVYHKLANFQDFRSPLKKLTARLKEINKGYEKLGLNIPVADQFIESHVNKAQGYLENLSAILSSGYVNKEGILLAAREILASIGETHSAFNFTNILQNMDINATLVDLSGFDDHRSYTIDQRIKKAFQHIDFSKTICIVTGYTKGTEGIMREFDRGYSEVTFSKIAVAVKPAEAIIHKEYHLCTADPVLVGVDNCQPIGFTNYDVADQLADVGMEAIHPKASKPLEINNINLRIKNTFEPEHPGTLITQDYICPHKRVEVITGTKKVTMIDIYDPLMVGNVGSDLEIMQVFAKYGVSYSFKATSANSISVVIWEKDFQKKLINELEDKFEKVTVENMAFVCLIGSNMDQPGLLARAASAFADNGINIKSAGFALRKVNIQFLIAREDFDNAIIALNKAMA, from the coding sequence ATGTTAACTGTAGAAAAAATCGGCGGCACATCCATGACCGCCCTTGGTGATGTAATCAACAATATCATACTGTTCAATCGGAAAGACGAACAACTTTACAACCGCATTTTTGTAGTTTCTGCCTTTTCTGGCGTTACCAACATGCTGCTTGAGGATAAGAAAACCGGAAAGCCCGGTGTTTACCATAAGCTGGCTAATTTCCAGGATTTTCGCAGTCCGCTCAAAAAACTTACTGCACGCCTTAAAGAGATCAATAAAGGTTATGAAAAACTGGGTTTAAACATCCCCGTTGCCGATCAGTTTATCGAAAGCCATGTGAATAAGGCACAAGGTTACCTGGAAAACCTTTCTGCTATCTTGTCATCAGGATACGTTAACAAAGAAGGCATTCTATTGGCAGCACGCGAGATCTTAGCTTCAATCGGCGAAACGCATTCGGCGTTTAACTTTACCAATATCCTGCAAAACATGGATATTAATGCCACGTTGGTTGACCTCAGCGGCTTTGATGACCATCGTTCTTACACGATTGACCAACGTATCAAAAAAGCGTTTCAGCATATTGATTTCAGCAAAACCATTTGCATTGTAACCGGATATACTAAAGGTACCGAAGGTATTATGCGTGAGTTTGACCGCGGGTATTCTGAAGTTACCTTCAGCAAAATTGCAGTTGCGGTTAAGCCCGCCGAGGCCATTATCCATAAAGAATATCACTTATGTACCGCCGACCCGGTATTGGTGGGTGTAGATAACTGCCAGCCTATCGGTTTTACCAACTACGATGTTGCCGATCAGCTTGCCGACGTTGGAATGGAAGCCATCCATCCGAAAGCTTCAAAACCTTTGGAGATCAATAACATCAACCTGCGTATCAAGAACACTTTTGAGCCTGAACACCCGGGCACGTTAATCACCCAGGATTATATTTGCCCGCACAAACGTGTTGAAGTAATTACCGGCACCAAAAAGGTAACCATGATTGATATTTACGATCCGCTGATGGTAGGTAACGTGGGTTCGGATTTGGAAATTATGCAGGTGTTTGCCAAATATGGTGTGAGCTACAGCTTTAAGGCGACAAGCGCAAACAGCATTTCTGTTGTGATTTGGGAGAAGGATTTCCAGAAGAAATTAATCAACGAGCTTGAAGATAAATTTGAAAAAGTAACTGTTGAAAATATGGCTTTTGTTTGCCTTATCGGCTCAAACATGGATCAACCGGGTTTACTTGCTCGCGCTGCTTCTGCCTTTGCAGACAATGGCATCAACATTAAAAGCGCCGGCTTTGCCTTGCGTAAAGTAAACATACAGTTCCTGATTGCCCGCGAAGATTTTGACAATGCCATCATTGCATTGAATAAAGCGATGGCCTAA
- a CDS encoding S9 family peptidase, with the protein MRKLLLLSVSIAAAFAASAQTTSKKPIDHSVYDKWQSIANDRISNDGKWVTYVIKPQEADATLVITDAKNSKPFSVPRADTVRFTNDSKYAVFLIRPFYSAIRQAKIKKKKPDEMPKDTLGYVATGNTSIVKIPAVRSFKVADKASVIAYLAPSDTVKKPAAGDTSKKAVATTVAPPTREGADMTVLQLASGKKRTFNYVTDYQLSKDGKWLAYAVTAPRRSKEVKSGVYLYDIEKDVLKTLSTGRGNYKNIAFDEAGKQIAFTAEKNPEKAPVKPYKLYYYTSGKDSASVIAAPGSEGMPSKWAVSGDGRVYFSKSGANLFFGTAPIPKPADTTIVDFEVAKVDIWNYKDDYLQPQQLKNLQRELRRSYLAVIHPEENTKLIQLADKGMQDIIVAANNDSRYVLGTTDTGSRIQSQWEGGTRSAAYLIDLKTGSRRQITDRNKGRFALSPGGNYVIWFDPTEQNWFTYSIATGKKTNITASTGTKLGDEENDVPDDPSSYGVAGWTTGDKSVLIYDRYDIWSIDPATGSATDFTNGIGRKNHLIFRAALPTSGRGFGSGDEDDRSISTSKPFYMLVQNEDNKQWGYYKKSFSSNKAAEKIVMAPIAYSTLQKAKNADVFIYTKQSYVQSPDLYISNNLSKETKLSAINPQQAQYNWGTAELVSWTTPKGHNSKGILYKPENFDPTKKYPMLVYFYETLSEGLYNYMAPAPTPSRLPISYFVSNGYLVFAPDIHYTTGHPGASAVEYINSGVEALEKNAWVDAKHVGIQGQSWGGYQVAYLITQTDMYAAAWAGAPVANMTSAYGGIRWESGVNRQFQYEKTQSRIGTDLWSNPQLYIENSPLFQLPKVHTPVVIMSNDADGAVPWYQGIEMFTALRRLGKPVWLLEYNDEAHNLVKRQNRKDITIREAQFFDHFLKGAPMPVWLERGVPAVDKGKDWGFALSTDKNQ; encoded by the coding sequence ATGCGAAAACTTTTACTGCTTTCAGTAAGTATAGCAGCTGCCTTTGCTGCCAGCGCACAAACCACAAGCAAAAAACCGATAGACCATTCCGTTTATGATAAATGGCAGAGCATTGCCAATGACCGTATCAGTAACGATGGTAAATGGGTTACCTACGTAATTAAACCGCAGGAGGCTGATGCTACCTTAGTGATCACCGATGCAAAAAATAGTAAGCCATTCAGTGTTCCGCGTGCAGATACGGTACGTTTCACCAATGACTCTAAATATGCCGTTTTCCTGATCCGTCCTTTTTACTCGGCTATTCGCCAGGCTAAAATCAAAAAGAAAAAGCCAGACGAAATGCCTAAAGACACCTTGGGTTACGTTGCTACAGGCAATACATCCATAGTTAAAATTCCGGCTGTACGTTCATTTAAAGTTGCAGATAAAGCATCAGTGATTGCTTATTTAGCGCCAAGCGATACGGTTAAAAAGCCAGCCGCCGGCGATACTTCTAAAAAAGCGGTGGCTACTACGGTTGCGCCTCCAACACGCGAGGGCGCAGACATGACCGTACTGCAATTAGCCAGTGGCAAAAAGCGCACATTCAATTATGTAACCGATTATCAACTGAGCAAAGACGGCAAATGGCTTGCTTATGCCGTAACTGCGCCCCGCCGTTCTAAAGAGGTAAAATCGGGTGTGTACTTATACGATATTGAGAAGGATGTACTGAAAACGTTAAGCACGGGCCGTGGTAACTATAAAAACATTGCTTTTGACGAGGCTGGCAAGCAGATAGCTTTTACAGCTGAAAAAAATCCGGAGAAAGCGCCTGTAAAACCTTACAAGCTTTATTACTATACATCAGGTAAAGACAGCGCATCTGTTATTGCTGCACCGGGGTCAGAGGGCATGCCTTCTAAGTGGGCGGTAAGCGGCGATGGCCGTGTATATTTCAGCAAAAGCGGGGCCAATTTATTTTTCGGCACTGCCCCTATTCCGAAACCCGCTGATACCACCATTGTAGATTTTGAAGTGGCCAAAGTTGATATCTGGAATTATAAAGACGATTATCTGCAGCCGCAGCAATTGAAGAATTTGCAGCGCGAACTTCGCCGCAGTTACCTTGCAGTGATACACCCGGAAGAAAACACTAAGCTGATTCAGCTTGCTGATAAAGGCATGCAGGATATAATCGTAGCTGCAAACAACGACAGCCGCTATGTATTGGGCACAACCGATACCGGTTCGCGTATACAATCGCAATGGGAAGGCGGCACACGCTCTGCTGCTTATCTGATCGATTTGAAAACCGGTTCGCGCAGGCAGATCACCGACCGCAACAAAGGTAGGTTTGCGTTATCACCGGGCGGCAATTACGTGATCTGGTTTGACCCTACAGAACAGAACTGGTTTACTTACAGTATAGCAACAGGTAAAAAAACAAACATTACCGCTTCAACAGGAACAAAACTGGGCGATGAGGAAAACGACGTTCCGGATGATCCTTCTTCTTACGGCGTTGCAGGCTGGACAACCGGAGATAAAAGCGTATTGATATACGACCGTTACGATATCTGGAGCATTGACCCTGCTACAGGCAGTGCAACTGATTTCACCAATGGTATCGGCAGAAAAAACCACCTGATATTCCGTGCGGCTTTGCCAACTTCGGGGCGTGGGTTTGGTTCAGGCGATGAGGATGATCGTTCTATATCGACCTCAAAACCATTTTATATGCTGGTGCAAAATGAGGATAACAAACAATGGGGCTACTATAAGAAAAGCTTTAGCAGCAACAAAGCCGCTGAAAAAATAGTAATGGCGCCTATAGCTTATAGCACTTTGCAAAAAGCCAAAAACGCCGATGTATTCATCTATACTAAGCAAAGCTATGTGCAGTCGCCAGACCTGTACATTTCCAACAATTTAAGTAAGGAAACCAAGCTAAGTGCCATCAACCCTCAGCAGGCGCAGTACAACTGGGGAACAGCAGAATTAGTAAGTTGGACTACACCTAAAGGCCACAACTCAAAAGGTATTTTATATAAGCCTGAAAACTTTGACCCGACCAAGAAATATCCAATGCTGGTGTATTTCTATGAAACATTATCAGAAGGGCTATATAATTACATGGCACCAGCCCCTACGCCATCACGCTTGCCGATCTCTTATTTTGTGAGCAATGGTTACCTTGTATTTGCTCCGGATATTCATTACACAACCGGACACCCGGGAGCATCGGCAGTTGAATATATTAATTCGGGTGTTGAAGCATTAGAGAAAAATGCATGGGTTGATGCGAAGCACGTAGGCATACAGGGACAAAGCTGGGGCGGCTACCAGGTGGCATACCTGATCACCCAAACCGATATGTATGCTGCGGCATGGGCTGGCGCACCGGTAGCTAATATGACATCGGCTTATGGTGGCATCCGTTGGGAAAGCGGCGTTAACCGTCAATTCCAGTATGAAAAAACACAAAGCCGTATCGGTACAGACCTTTGGAGCAACCCGCAATTATATATTGAAAACTCTCCATTGTTCCAGTTGCCTAAGGTACATACCCCAGTTGTGATCATGTCTAACGATGCTGATGGCGCTGTGCCATGGTACCAGGGAATTGAGATGTTTACCGCTTTACGCCGCTTAGGTAAACCTGTTTGGCTGTTAGAATATAATGATGAAGCACATAACCTGGTTAAACGTCAGAACCGCAAGGATATCACTATCCGCGAAGCGCAATTCTTTGACCATTTTCTGAAAGGTGCACCAATGCCGGTTTGGTTAGAGCGCGGCGTACCTGCAGTTGATAAAGGTAAAGACTGGGGTTTTGCATTAAGTACAGATAAAAACCAATAA
- a CDS encoding SDR family NAD(P)-dependent oxidoreductase yields the protein MENKKVWFITGASKGFGLLLAKQVLNEGHIVAATSRNVDELVEAIGPKSDRFLPLQMNLTTEDCVGEAINITYKTFGRFDVVVNNAGYGIAGSIEELTDEETRSNFDVNVFGTLNVIRSVMPYLRKQQSGHIINISSIAGIAPGCGFAIYAATKYSVIGLSDVLAQDVKEFGINVTVVAPGAFRTSFLNSESLAVAKRPIAEYQQVRNVQTKYLQMDGKQVGDPQKAIEAIIEVSEQENPPLYLLLGNDAYDRAMSKLDYLEKEFRLNEELTRSMAYQG from the coding sequence ATGGAAAACAAAAAAGTATGGTTCATAACAGGGGCATCAAAAGGTTTTGGCCTGCTACTGGCCAAACAGGTACTTAACGAAGGACATATAGTAGCTGCTACATCACGCAATGTTGATGAACTGGTAGAAGCTATCGGCCCTAAAAGCGATCGTTTCTTGCCACTTCAAATGAATTTAACCACAGAAGATTGTGTTGGTGAAGCCATTAACATCACTTATAAAACTTTCGGCCGGTTTGATGTTGTTGTAAACAACGCAGGCTATGGCATAGCAGGCAGCATAGAAGAACTGACCGACGAAGAAACCCGCAGCAACTTCGATGTTAATGTGTTCGGTACGCTTAACGTTATCCGTAGCGTTATGCCTTATCTGCGTAAACAACAATCAGGTCATATCATTAATATCTCTTCAATTGCAGGTATAGCGCCCGGATGTGGTTTTGCTATTTACGCAGCAACAAAATATTCGGTGATTGGCCTGTCTGATGTGCTGGCACAGGATGTTAAAGAATTTGGTATTAATGTAACCGTTGTTGCGCCTGGCGCATTCCGCACCAGCTTCCTAAATTCAGAGTCGCTGGCTGTGGCTAAAAGGCCAATTGCAGAGTACCAACAGGTAAGAAACGTACAAACAAAGTATTTACAGATGGATGGAAAACAAGTAGGCGATCCGCAAAAAGCGATAGAAGCTATTATTGAAGTAAGCGAGCAGGAAAACCCACCGTTGTATCTTTTATTAGGCAACGATGCTTACGACCGTGCAATGAGTAAGCTGGATTACCTTGAAAAAGAATTCAGGTTAAATGAAGAACTCACCCGCTCTATGGCGTATCAGGGTTAA